One segment of Thermincola ferriacetica DNA contains the following:
- a CDS encoding methylenetetrahydrofolate reductase C-terminal domain-containing protein: MIVAERKPIEEILKVVNSHGKVLILGCRGCVTVCSAGGEKEVSILGSQLNLACNKEKRRVEFFEKTVERQCDFEYLAGLRHEAKEAEAILSMACGVGVQLCAEYFRNKHVYPALNTKFLGANIALGKWEERCQACGDCVLGQTGGICPVSRCSKSLFNGPCGGSQHGKCEVGKGEIECGWALIIERLTRLRKLDNLKEIMGMKNWRFSRDGGPRKLVREELYLEGRK; this comes from the coding sequence ATGATTGTTGCCGAACGAAAACCCATTGAAGAAATTCTGAAAGTCGTTAACAGCCACGGGAAAGTATTGATTTTAGGATGTCGTGGTTGTGTTACAGTATGTTCAGCCGGCGGGGAAAAGGAAGTTAGCATTCTTGGTTCCCAGTTAAATCTGGCCTGTAACAAAGAAAAACGCCGTGTAGAGTTTTTTGAAAAGACTGTAGAGCGGCAGTGCGACTTTGAGTACCTGGCTGGTTTGCGGCATGAGGCGAAAGAAGCGGAGGCAATTCTGTCTATGGCCTGCGGAGTGGGTGTGCAGCTATGTGCCGAGTATTTCAGGAATAAACATGTTTATCCGGCTCTTAATACTAAATTTTTAGGTGCCAATATTGCTTTAGGTAAGTGGGAGGAAAGGTGTCAGGCATGCGGAGATTGCGTGTTGGGACAAACAGGCGGCATTTGCCCGGTTTCTCGTTGTTCGAAAAGCTTGTTTAACGGGCCTTGCGGTGGATCGCAGCATGGCAAGTGCGAAGTGGGGAAGGGCGAAATTGAATGTGGTTGGGCCCTGATTATAGAACGCCTTACCCGCTTGAGGAAACTGGATAACCTGAAGGAAATAATGGGCATGAAAAACTGGCGTTTTAGTCGTGATGGCGGCCCGAGAAAGCTGGTAAGGGAGGAATTATACCTTGAAGGCAGGAAGTAG